The nucleotide window TATTTGCAATATAACCTGTTTATCCATTTGGGCCATGATCAGTTAGTTCAAGATCTTCATTTTGGTCTTTCTTTCTGTTCTTCTCAGTTTGCATACTGAAACTTGCCTGAAGCGACTTGTGTTTTTGTTTACAGATTAGAAAACTAAAAGGGTTGAAGCAGAAGAAGGCTCACCTGATGGAGATCCAGGTTAATGGAGGAGATATTGCTGCAAAGGTTGACTATGCTTACaaattcttcgagaaacagattcCTGTGGATGCTGTCTTTCAGAAGGATGAGATGATTGACATCATAGGAGTCACAAAGGGTAAGGGCTATGAGGGTGTGGTTACTCGTTGGGGTGTCACTCGTCTCCCTCGGAAGACCCATCGTGGCCTGCGCAAGGTGGCTTGTATCGGTGCATGGCACCCAGCTAGGGTCTCATACACAGTTGCCAGGGCTGGCCAGAATGGTTACCACCATCGTACCGAGATGAATAAGAAGATATATAAGCTTGGAAAGGCTGGTGAGGAGTCTCACTTGGCAACCACAGAGTTTGACAGGTTAACGCCATGCTGTACTTTGGACTTGCTGCATCTTTCTCTTATAGTTTATATATCTATGGATAGCAATCATAAATTCCAGAAAAGATTGATCTGTTTAATTTAGAATTGTATTAAGTAGTTTCTGGGGTGCTCTGATTAAGTATTTAATATTCTTCATGCTTTATGTTCATCCTTCTGTTGGCGGATGTTGATGGTTCTTGTAGGACTGAGAAGGGGATAACACCAATGGGAGGGTTTCCACATTATGGAGTGGTCAAGGATGATTACCTTCTGATCAAGGGATGCTGTGTTGGTCCTAAGAAGAGGGTAGTGACCCTGAGGCAGTCGTTGCTGAAGCAGACATCAAGAGTCGCAATGGAAGAGATCAAGCTCAAGTTCGTTGACACGTCTTCCAAGTTTGGGCA belongs to Musa acuminata AAA Group cultivar baxijiao chromosome BXJ3-5, Cavendish_Baxijiao_AAA, whole genome shotgun sequence and includes:
- the LOC135639052 gene encoding large ribosomal subunit protein uL3-like, whose amino-acid sequence is MSHRKFEHPRHGSLGFLPRKRASRHRGKVKSFPKDDPSKLPGPTAFVAYKSGMTHIVREVDKPGSKLHKKETCEAVTIIEAPPMVVVGVVAYVKTPRGLRSLNTVWAQHLSEEVKRRFYKNWSKSKKKAFVKYSKKYETEEGKKEIQAQLEKMKKYASVIRVLAHTQIRKLKGLKQKKAHLMEIQVNGGDIAAKVDYAYKFFEKQIPVDAVFQKDEMIDIIGVTKGKGYEGVVTRWGVTRLPRKTHRGLRKVACIGAWHPARVSYTVARAGQNGYHHRTEMNKKIYKLGKAGEESHLATTEFDRTEKGITPMGGFPHYGVVKDDYLLIKGCCVGPKKRVVTLRQSLLKQTSRVAMEEIKLKFVDTSSKFGHGRFQTTEEKAKFYGKLKA